The stretch of DNA TGATAGTAATCTCTATCAGGCATATTTAGGCAGGGCCAGCTGTTTTGAAAATTGTTATCCGGAAATAACAGATCTTGCGATCAAGGATTACAATGAAGCTTTAAATATTAATCCGAATCTGAAGGATTATTATTTCACTAACTCTCCTTTACTTCAAAGTGCAAGAAAAAGAATTGGAGTTAAAGTAGATACCAAATACACTGCGCATGATCAATACATGATTATAAATTCTATTATTGAAAAGCAATGGAGCCAGCAGATGTTAATTGATAAAACGACAGCGATTCTTTTGAAACTTAAAACAAACTCCAATGTATCAATTAATTATATTAACGAATTAAAAGAATTGGTAAAGCTTGCTAAACTTGAAAATACGAGAAGTATAACCAAACTTCAAAGAGTAATAGAAATGGATACATCCATTAATTACAAAGCCAAAACATTAAATTATGAGAAGCTTTTTCAGAAAATTTTAGAAAATGAGTATAACCAATTGGAGGTAATATTGTTGTCAGATTTGGGTAATAAATTCGAAAAATCAGCCACATTGTTCAAGGGCAAATTTTCTGAACTCAAACAAGCAGAATTTCAATTTAATGAAGCTGCTAAGGAGTTTAAAAAGAAATATATTCTTAACTGAACGGATTTTAGCACTTGCCCAAAATAAAAACGCCTTTAGATATACATCTAAAGGCGTTTTTTGTACACCCATCAGGATTCGAACCTGAGACCGACGGTTTAGAAAACCGTTGCTCTATCCAGCTGAGCTATGGGTGCAGCTTTCTAAAAGCGAGTGCAAATTAAGTAATTTATCTGTTCAAAAACAAACTATTTTCTGCGTCTGTAAAGCTATGTGGCTAAAAGTCAGAAATAAAAAATGTTTTTTAGTTAATATGCTTTCCTGTTTTTGCCTCTAAAATCTTTATTTAAACATAATTTCATTGTTTCAGCGATCATCCTTCCTGAAAAAATCGATCAATTCGTCTTGACCAATCTCTGTATCCGGATTAAAGTTAGTGGATTCCATGTAGTTAATAATCGACTGATAGAGCTGTAGAGCTTCTGGCTTATCTTTTAATTGATTGAGCTGCGACATACAAACCAAAAGCTTCCCTTTACCAACCTTAAACTCGAAAATGAGACCTAACTTATGATTTCGTTCTAAATTGTCGATAACCTGAACAATAGACCTGTACGATGTTGGTGTTTGGTCCAATATAAAAGAGTTACTTGCTTTAATGATCGAAAACCATTGCCAGTTAGTATGAAAATCAGTGGGGAATGAATTAAATAGTGGATGTTTAGGATTGGTTAATAATCCTAATGTGCCCGGTGATACAGGTTTCTTTACAGATTCACTTATACTTTTAAACATTCCATAATTCCAAAATTCAGGTGGAAAAAGTCCGGCAATACTCTTTGACTTAACATCTTTCGTTTTAGGAAACAGCAAAACCTTGCTTCCGTTTTGTAAATCAGAAAGTATGGTTTCTGTTAGTTTTTCTGTAATTACCACATCTCTAGGAGTGCTTGGCTCTGTGGTAGTATAAACCCAAATTGGATAAGAGTTACTATAAGAGGTTCCCGCTATAGCGATAGAAACAATTAGTTTCTCAGCTTTTTTGATAGGGGAGAGATCAAATTGTAGTTGTCCGATGGAGGTAATGTCTCCATTAGTCAATGATAAGTTTGAAAATGAACCTTTTTGCCTTACAGTTCCATTTTGATCTTTTAGTTCCCAATCTAAAACTGATTTTATCAAATGCTTAGAATAATTGGCCACTAAAACCTGGGCATTAAATTTTTCTTTATTGGTCCAGCAATACTTCGGAAATTCCAGTAATAAAACAGCATCATTACATGATTGCAACCACGCATCTTTACTAACCACATTTTTGCTATCCATAAAAGCATCCAGTATTCCGACAAGAGCTGTTCCTTGGCCCGGAAAATCCTGTAAGTCTAATAATTGAAATCCGGCTAAACCTTTGGTTCGGATAGCCGCTTCCATTTCAGCCTTATAACAAAGCGCAGCCCATGCACCTGATGCTTTTTGAAAAGCTTTGTTCTGATCAAGCATTCCTGCTTTGGCTAAACGTTGACGAAAAACTTCAAGGTTCAACGGTTTGAGAACACCGGTGTATTTTCGGATCTCATCATAGTCGGGGTAAATCTGGTATTGGCCAATTTCATGACTAACCAACGGCATCTTCATATGGGTAACTGCAAAACCAAAATCGACATTGGTAGAAGGCGTTTTAGTATTCAATAATCCACCATCTCTTGCATCTGCAAAGCTGTGTGTCAATCTCGTATGGGCTAAAGTAGTATCGCCTGAATCAGGTACCCGTGCACCGACAAAGAAATCTGAACAGGCACGTGGTGGAGCATAACCTATGTTATTGTTTGAGCCCATCGCATACAATAACCGATTATCGTATGTCTTTAGCGCTACTATGTTCTTTTCAACCCGATCATGTCCACTCCAGATCTCGTTTCCGGGAGAGAACATCACAAAAGACGGATGATTACCATAAGCCTTTAACATGGCAAGTCCTTCTTCTTTTAACATAGTGGCAACTGAATCCGTTTCTAAACCTCCCCAAAAAGGAAGCTCAGCTTGAATGTATATGCCAACATTATCGGCTGCAATAAAAGCAGCTTCGGGCGGACAAAAAGAGTGGAACCGGTAATGATTAATGCCATAAGATTTGGCAATTTTA from Solitalea canadensis DSM 3403 encodes:
- a CDS encoding sugar-binding domain-containing protein, translated to MKHTYLILVLIALFSCKSEKKITREYIDLAGQWQFVTDTADLGVKEKWFLTDLQDSINLPGTTDLNKKGFLNKDTTTMHLNRIYKYEGAAWYRKKVVIPESFRDKHLQLFLERTKSTQVWVDSTLIGGSKLLQSPQYLDLSKYLTPGAHYITIRIDNSLKLTPYGNVHIYSDDTQTNWNGIIGKLILEASPKTYINNLQVYPDIDKKKIDIKLEIINQLNLKNIDIDLIVEKTVNGKTKTLQSQRITKTVVPVLNLEYTLGNDCSLWDEYETPVYSLTAIISNDKLKDAQTVNFGMRKFIAKGTQFEINGRKTFLRGKHEAGVFPLTGYQPMNVEEWERVYKIAKSYGINHYRFHSFCPPEAAFIAADNVGIYIQAELPFWGGLETDSVATMLKEEGLAMLKAYGNHPSFVMFSPGNEIWSGHDRVEKNIVALKTYDNRLLYAMGSNNNIGYAPPRACSDFFVGARVPDSGDTTLAHTRLTHSFADARDGGLLNTKTPSTNVDFGFAVTHMKMPLVSHEIGQYQIYPDYDEIRKYTGVLKPLNLEVFRQRLAKAGMLDQNKAFQKASGAWAALCYKAEMEAAIRTKGLAGFQLLDLQDFPGQGTALVGILDAFMDSKNVVSKDAWLQSCNDAVLLLEFPKYCWTNKEKFNAQVLVANYSKHLIKSVLDWELKDQNGTVRQKGSFSNLSLTNGDITSIGQLQFDLSPIKKAEKLIVSIAIAGTSYSNSYPIWVYTTTEPSTPRDVVITEKLTETILSDLQNGSKVLLFPKTKDVKSKSIAGLFPPEFWNYGMFKSISESVKKPVSPGTLGLLTNPKHPLFNSFPTDFHTNWQWFSIIKASNSFILDQTPTSYRSIVQVIDNLERNHKLGLIFEFKVGKGKLLVCMSQLNQLKDKPEALQLYQSIINYMESTNFNPDTEIGQDELIDFFRKDDR